A window of Opitutus sp. ER46 contains these coding sequences:
- a CDS encoding FtsX-like permease family protein: MSSLFNWLSQIGAVTTFGLLGIPQRRGSVAAAVCGIAGVVAVLVGVLSIGAGFRRAMMSSGAPDTVIVLRSGADTEMVSGLSREQTRLIADTPGIVRRAEGPLSSAELFVIINLPKLSTGTDANVPLRGVERPAFLVRDQVRIVEGRAFAWGKNEVIVGVGASRTFAGLRVGDRLKVGRSEWPVVGVFSAEGGAAESEIWSDATVLQSAYQRGDSFQSVAARLESPEAFRVFKDALTTNPRLEVKVLRTADYYAEQSTALVRLITTLGYLVAALMAVGAVFGALNTMYSSVAARTREIATLRALGFGRGAVVVAVMLESIALALVGGALGAVVAYLGFNGFQAATVNWQSFSQVTFAFAVTPALLLQGVVLATVIGIIGGLLPAVRAARQPVAKALREL; encoded by the coding sequence TTGTCCTCCCTCTTCAATTGGCTCTCCCAGATCGGCGCCGTGACGACGTTCGGTCTGCTCGGCATCCCCCAGCGTCGCGGCTCGGTGGCGGCGGCGGTGTGCGGCATCGCCGGGGTCGTGGCGGTGCTGGTGGGCGTCTTGTCGATCGGCGCCGGCTTCCGGCGGGCCATGATGTCCTCGGGCGCGCCCGACACCGTCATCGTGCTGCGCAGCGGCGCGGACACCGAGATGGTGAGCGGGCTGTCACGCGAGCAGACGCGGCTGATTGCGGACACGCCCGGAATCGTGCGCCGCGCGGAGGGGCCGCTTTCTTCGGCGGAACTGTTCGTGATCATCAATCTCCCGAAGCTCTCGACCGGCACCGATGCCAATGTCCCGTTGCGCGGCGTGGAGCGTCCCGCGTTCCTCGTGCGGGACCAGGTGCGGATCGTCGAGGGGCGGGCGTTTGCCTGGGGCAAGAACGAGGTGATCGTGGGTGTCGGCGCCTCGCGGACATTTGCCGGCCTGCGCGTTGGCGACCGGCTCAAGGTTGGCCGCAGCGAGTGGCCGGTGGTCGGCGTGTTTTCCGCCGAGGGCGGGGCGGCCGAATCGGAGATCTGGAGCGACGCAACGGTCCTGCAGTCTGCCTACCAGCGTGGCGACAGCTTCCAGTCGGTTGCCGCGCGGCTCGAATCGCCCGAGGCCTTCCGCGTTTTCAAGGATGCGCTCACGACGAACCCGCGCCTGGAGGTGAAAGTGTTGCGCACGGCGGACTACTACGCGGAGCAGTCCACTGCGTTGGTGCGGCTGATCACGACGCTCGGCTATCTCGTGGCCGCGCTCATGGCCGTGGGCGCGGTGTTTGGCGCGCTGAACACGATGTACAGCTCGGTGGCTGCGCGCACACGGGAGATCGCCACCTTGCGGGCGCTCGGTTTCGGGCGCGGTGCCGTTGTCGTGGCGGTGATGCTCGAGTCGATCGCGCTCGCGTTGGTCGGCGGCGCGCTGGGCGCGGTGGTCGCCTATCTGGGTTTCAACGGTTTCCAGGCTGCCACGGTGAACTGGCAGAGTTTCAGCCAAGTCACCTTCGCCTTTGCCGTCACCCCCGCGCTGCTCCTGCAGGGAGTCGTGCTCGCCACCGTGATTGGAATCATCGGCGGTCTGCTGCCGGCGGTGCGCGCCGCGCGCCAACCCGTCGCAAAGGCCCTGCGCGAACTGTGA
- a CDS encoding ABC transporter ATP-binding protein has product MSTSPLTAGDAVVRLTGVEKVFHRGAEDIHVLRDVNLTVAPGEFLALMGPSGSGKSTLLNLIGGLDRPTQGVVEVAGESVHTLSDHRLAGWRARHIGFVFQLYNLLPVLSAERNVELPLLLTHLGRAERRKHVATALAVVGLSHRATHFPRELSGGEQQRVGIARGIVTDPTLLLCDEPTGDLDRKAGDEVLDLLQALSRQHGKTIIMVTHDPHASARASRTVYLNKGQIEATPGV; this is encoded by the coding sequence ATGAGCACGTCCCCCCTCACTGCCGGCGACGCCGTCGTCCGGCTGACCGGCGTCGAAAAGGTCTTCCACCGCGGCGCGGAGGACATCCATGTGCTGCGCGACGTGAACCTCACCGTCGCGCCGGGCGAGTTCCTGGCGCTGATGGGCCCGTCGGGCTCGGGCAAGAGCACGCTGCTGAACCTGATCGGCGGACTGGACCGGCCGACGCAGGGCGTCGTCGAGGTCGCAGGGGAGAGCGTGCACACGCTTTCGGATCACCGGCTCGCCGGCTGGCGGGCGCGGCACATCGGTTTCGTCTTCCAACTCTACAATCTCCTCCCGGTCCTGAGCGCGGAGCGCAACGTCGAGCTCCCGCTCCTGCTCACGCACCTGGGCCGGGCCGAGCGGCGGAAGCACGTGGCCACGGCGCTGGCGGTCGTGGGGCTCTCGCATCGTGCGACGCACTTCCCCCGCGAGCTCTCGGGCGGCGAACAGCAGCGCGTGGGCATCGCCCGCGGGATCGTCACTGATCCGACGCTGTTGTTGTGCGACGAGCCCACCGGCGACCTCGACCGCAAGGCGGGGGACGAGGTGCTCGACCTCCTGCAGGCGCTCAGCCGCCAGCACGGCAAGACGATCATCATGGTGACGCACGACCCGCATGCATCGGCCCGTGCGTCGCGCACCGTGTACCTCAACAAGGGCCAAATCGAGGCCACCCCGGGGGTGTAG
- a CDS encoding FtsX-like permease family protein encodes MYAHLVWANLKRHKLRTGLTLLSIVVAFLLFGLLAAIKQGLLGGVTLAGASRLIVRHKVSIIQLLPESYQARMQRIPGVALATHYTWFGGIYQDPKNFFMQQPVIPDEFVAMNPEIVLAPEQLATWRRTRTGAIVGRKTAERFGWKVGDRIPLTAPIWRNADGTHQWQFDLVGIYDGREKNTDTTSMFFRYDYFNESRPEQIRGWVGWYAIKIEDPAQAAAVAQRVDAEFENSPAETKTEPEGAFIQGWASQIGDIALITASILGAVFFTILLVTGNTMSQAVRERTGELGVLKAIGFTNGQVVALVLAESCCLALVGGCGGLGLAALVTANGDPTGGMLPMFAFPTRDLLLGVLLSLALGLVTGFFPALQAMRLRVADALRRLA; translated from the coding sequence ATGTACGCGCACCTCGTCTGGGCCAACCTGAAGCGGCACAAGCTCCGCACCGGCCTCACGCTGCTGTCGATCGTCGTGGCGTTCCTGCTGTTCGGGCTGCTCGCTGCGATCAAGCAGGGCCTGCTCGGCGGCGTGACGCTCGCCGGCGCCAGCCGGCTTATCGTGCGCCACAAGGTCTCGATCATCCAGTTGCTGCCGGAGAGCTACCAGGCGCGCATGCAGCGGATCCCCGGCGTGGCGCTGGCCACCCACTATACCTGGTTTGGCGGCATCTATCAGGACCCGAAGAACTTTTTCATGCAGCAGCCGGTGATCCCGGATGAATTCGTTGCCATGAACCCCGAGATCGTTCTGGCGCCGGAGCAACTGGCCACGTGGCGGCGCACCCGCACCGGCGCGATCGTGGGCCGCAAGACGGCCGAGCGGTTCGGCTGGAAAGTCGGCGATCGCATCCCGCTCACGGCCCCCATCTGGCGAAACGCCGACGGCACCCACCAGTGGCAGTTCGACCTCGTCGGCATCTACGACGGCCGGGAGAAGAACACGGACACGACCAGCATGTTTTTCCGGTACGACTACTTCAACGAGTCGCGGCCGGAGCAGATCCGCGGCTGGGTCGGCTGGTACGCCATCAAGATCGAGGACCCGGCGCAGGCCGCCGCCGTCGCCCAGCGGGTCGACGCCGAATTCGAGAATTCTCCGGCTGAGACGAAGACCGAGCCGGAGGGCGCGTTCATCCAGGGGTGGGCGAGCCAGATCGGCGACATCGCCCTCATCACCGCGTCGATCCTCGGGGCCGTCTTTTTCACCATCCTCCTCGTCACCGGAAACACGATGTCGCAGGCCGTGCGCGAGCGTACCGGCGAGTTGGGCGTGCTCAAGGCGATCGGCTTCACGAACGGCCAGGTCGTCGCCCTCGTCCTCGCGGAGTCCTGCTGCCTCGCGCTCGTGGGCGGCTGCGGCGGACTCGGGCTCGCCGCGCTCGTGACGGCCAACGGCGATCCCACCGGCGGCATGCTGCCGATGTTTGCGTTCCCGACGCGCGACCTCCTGCTCGGCGTCCTGCTCAGCCTCGCCCTCGGCCTAGTCACCGGCTTCTTCCCCGCGCTCCAGGCCATGCGCCTCCGTGTTGCCGACGCCCTCCGCCGCCTCGCCTGA